A region from the Enterobacteriaceae endosymbiont of Donacia clavipes genome encodes:
- a CDS encoding cytochrome ubiquinol oxidase subunit I, producing the protein MLNVVDLSRLQFALTAMYHFIFVPLTLGLSFLLAIMETIYIISKNKIYKDMTQFWGKLFGINFALGIVTGLTMEFQFGTNWSYYSHYVGDIFGAPLAIEGLVAFFLESTFVGLFFLGWERLNKIQHVIVTWLVAIGSNLSALWILIANGWMQNPIASSFNYQNMRMEMNNFWNLIFNPIAQVKFVHTITAGYTTGCIFIIGISAYYLLKKRDMKFAKKSIIIASSFGLASIFSVIILGDESGYQIGYTQKTKLAAIEAEWETQKPPASFNIISFPNQKKQLNKFTIKIPYILGIIATRSFTKPILGLKNLIKNNELKIKNGLKALIALENIKNGCLEIKNIKIFNKYKKYLGYGFLVKQYYKNIYNINNNQIQKIAKKSIPLVIPLFFAFRIMVLSSIILLIVIILVFIFSVIKNNFEKKQYLLKICLYIIPLPWIASELGWFVAEYGRQPWAIKEILPTFMAGSSLEFIEVLFSITMIFIFYTILLIIELYLMFKIANIGPSILNTGKYFFEKKRSVKFINKN; encoded by the coding sequence ATGTTAAATGTTGTTGATTTATCAAGATTACAATTTGCATTAACAGCAATGTATCATTTTATATTTGTTCCATTAACATTAGGGCTTTCTTTTTTATTAGCAATAATGGAAACAATATATATTATTTCTAAAAATAAAATATATAAAGACATGACTCAATTTTGGGGTAAATTATTTGGTATTAATTTTGCTTTAGGTATAGTTACAGGATTAACTATGGAATTTCAATTTGGAACTAATTGGTCATATTATTCACATTATGTAGGAGATATTTTTGGTGCTCCATTAGCTATAGAAGGTTTAGTAGCTTTTTTTCTAGAGTCAACCTTTGTTGGTTTATTTTTTTTAGGATGGGAACGATTAAATAAAATACAACATGTAATTGTTACATGGCTTGTTGCTATAGGATCCAATCTTTCTGCACTTTGGATTTTAATTGCTAATGGATGGATGCAAAATCCTATTGCTTCTTCCTTTAATTATCAAAACATGAGAATGGAAATGAATAATTTTTGGAATTTAATTTTTAATCCAATAGCACAAGTTAAGTTTGTTCATACTATAACTGCTGGATATACTACAGGATGTATATTTATAATTGGTATTAGTGCATATTATCTTTTAAAAAAAAGAGATATGAAATTTGCTAAAAAATCTATTATTATTGCTTCTAGTTTTGGTTTAGCTTCAATTTTTTCAGTAATAATTCTAGGAGATGAATCAGGGTATCAAATAGGATATACACAAAAAACTAAATTAGCAGCTATTGAAGCTGAATGGGAAACACAAAAACCTCCAGCTTCTTTTAATATTATAAGTTTTCCTAATCAAAAAAAACAATTAAATAAATTTACTATAAAAATTCCATATATTTTAGGAATAATTGCTACAAGATCTTTTACAAAACCAATTTTAGGTTTAAAAAATTTAATTAAAAATAATGAATTAAAAATTAAAAATGGATTAAAAGCTTTAATAGCGCTTGAAAATATAAAAAATGGATGTTTAGAAATTAAAAATATAAAAATTTTTAATAAATACAAAAAATATTTAGGATATGGATTTTTAGTTAAACAATATTATAAAAATATTTATAATATAAATAATAATCAAATACAAAAAATAGCTAAAAAATCAATACCATTAGTGATTCCTTTATTTTTTGCTTTTCGTATTATGGTTTTATCTAGTATTATTTTATTAATTGTAATTATATTAGTTTTTATTTTTTCTGTTATAAAAAATAATTTTGAAAAAAAACAATATTTATTAAAAATATGTTTATACATAATACCATTACCTTGGATAGCATCTGAATTAGGTTGGTTTGTAGCTGAATATGGAAGACAACCATGGGCTATTAAAGAAATTTTACCCACTTTTATGGCAGGATCTTCTTTAGAATTTATAGAAGTATTATTTTCCATAACAATGATTTTTATTTTTTATACTATTTTATTGATAATAGAATTATATTTAATGTTTAAAATTGCTAATATAGGACCTAGTATTTTAAATACTGGAAAATATTTTTTTGAAAAAAAACGTTCAGTAAAATTTATTAATAAAAATTAA
- the cydB gene encoding cytochrome d ubiquinol oxidase subunit II produces MLNYEFLCVIWSIIIGILITGFMITDGLDMGVGILLFIIGKNNIDRRIMINTIAPHWDGNQVWLITTGGAIFAAWPIVYATLFSYFYIAMLLLLLSLFLRPIGFEYRSKIKNKKWEKICDFCISIGSFLPPTIIGIALGNLLQGIPFYIDKYYNIYSQGHFYKLFTLFSIIISITIIIMILNQASSYLQIRIKDYNLNHKLSIILKLSSILLILFFIISFISTLLFIKGYKINNFYVKNSNIIYESKAWMSNFKNHTYLYLIPLFSIILPLLTILFSIYKKFVIVFICSILTTISIVSTVGIIMFPFIIPSSIKPYQSLTIWNSTSSQLTLNIMLYIVIIFMPIVLIYTFWCYKKMFFRLSKEKIEKKSDTFY; encoded by the coding sequence ATGTTAAACTACGAATTTTTATGTGTAATTTGGTCTATAATAATTGGTATATTAATTACAGGATTTATGATTACTGATGGTTTAGATATGGGAGTAGGTATTTTATTGTTTATAATAGGAAAAAATAATATTGATCGTAGAATAATGATAAATACTATAGCACCCCATTGGGATGGAAATCAAGTATGGTTAATTACAACTGGAGGTGCTATATTTGCAGCATGGCCTATTGTATATGCTACTCTGTTTTCTTATTTCTATATAGCAATGTTACTATTATTACTTTCTTTATTTCTTAGACCCATAGGATTTGAATACCGTTCTAAAATTAAAAATAAAAAATGGGAAAAAATTTGTGATTTTTGTATTTCTATTGGAAGTTTTTTACCACCTACTATTATAGGCATAGCATTAGGTAATTTATTACAAGGTATTCCTTTTTATATAGATAAATATTATAATATTTATTCTCAAGGACATTTTTATAAATTATTTACCTTATTTAGTATTATAATTAGTATAACTATTATAATTATGATATTGAATCAAGCTTCATCTTATTTACAAATAAGAATTAAAGACTATAATCTTAACCATAAATTAAGTATAATTTTAAAATTATCTTCAATATTATTAATTTTGTTTTTTATAATATCATTTATTAGTACTTTACTTTTTATAAAAGGTTATAAAATTAATAATTTTTATGTTAAAAATAGTAATATTATTTATGAATCAAAAGCTTGGATGTCTAATTTTAAAAATCATACATATTTATATTTAATACCATTATTTAGTATAATATTACCATTATTAACAATTTTATTTTCTATATATAAAAAATTTGTAATAGTTTTTATTTGTTCTATACTTACTACTATTAGTATAGTATCAACTGTAGGTATAATAATGTTTCCTTTTATTATTCCTTCTAGTATAAAACCTTATCAAAGTCTTACTATTTGGAATTCTACATCTAGTCAATTAACATTAAATATAATGTTATATATAGTTATTATTTTTATGCCTATTGTTTTAATTTATACTTTTTGGTGTTATAAAAAAATGTTTTTTCGTCTTAGTAAAGAAAAAATTGAAAAAAAGTCTGATACTTTTTATTAA
- a CDS encoding cytochrome bd oxidase small subunit, CydX/CbdX family — MWYLIWVIGILFSCIFTILISLKKENKKNKK; from the coding sequence ATGTGGTATTTAATATGGGTAATAGGAATATTATTTTCATGTATTTTTACTATTTTAATTTCTTTAAAAAAAGAAAACAAAAAAAATAAAAAATAA
- the parE gene encoding DNA topoisomerase IV subunit B yields MNHLDQYNADSIEVLEGLDPVKRRPGMYTDLTRPNHLAQEVIDNSVDEALAGYAKNILVTLYNDQSLEVIDDGRGMPIDIHTQEGISAIELILCRLHAGGKFSNKNYNFSGGLHGVGISVVNALSKRMEVSIFRNNKIYNIIFENGYKIQNLKILKNTSNQNTGTKIKFWPNEYFFEHHSFLVSNLINLLKAKSVLCPGLKVYFKNINTGDNYYWNYKNGLSEYLTSSVKNFTTIPNIPFMGEYLSDIKHLNWALFWIPDNNYILTESYVNLIPTTHGGTHVNGLRLGLLDAIRNFCNFHNMLPRNIKILGEDIWDHCSYVLSIKIQDPQFTGQTKERLATRQCTVFIANIVRDSFILWLNQNIKIAHILVNMFILNAQKRIRASKKFKKKKNYNVNSILPGKLSDCILHNAKKTELFLVEGDSAGGSAKQARNKNYQAVMPLKGKILNTWEINSEEILSSQEIHDISLAIGIYPNNEDLKKLRYNKICILADADSDGLHIATLLCALFIKHFLPLVKKGHIYVAMPPLYRIDLGKKIFYALDENEKKNILKKYYCKNNKKQINVQRFKGLGEMNPTQLRETTFNPISRRLIQLIINNNKTEINKTFSIMDMLLAKKRSEDRRKWLQKKGDITTIINI; encoded by the coding sequence ATGAATCATTTAGATCAATATAATGCTGATTCCATAGAAGTTTTAGAAGGTTTAGATCCCGTTAAAAGAAGACCAGGTATGTATACTGATCTTACAAGACCTAATCACTTAGCTCAAGAAGTAATAGATAATAGTGTGGATGAAGCATTAGCTGGATATGCAAAAAATATTTTAGTCACTTTATACAATGATCAATCACTAGAAGTTATTGATGACGGTAGAGGTATGCCTATTGATATACATACTCAAGAGGGAATTTCTGCAATTGAACTAATATTATGTCGTTTACATGCAGGAGGTAAATTTTCAAATAAAAATTATAATTTTTCTGGGGGATTACATGGTGTAGGTATTTCTGTTGTTAATGCTTTATCAAAAAGAATGGAAGTAAGTATATTCCGTAATAATAAAATTTATAACATAATTTTTGAAAACGGATATAAAATACAAAATTTAAAAATTTTAAAAAATACAAGTAATCAAAATACTGGTACTAAAATTAAATTTTGGCCTAATGAATATTTTTTTGAACATCATTCTTTTTTGGTTTCTAATTTAATAAATTTATTAAAAGCAAAATCAGTTTTATGTCCTGGATTAAAAGTTTATTTTAAAAATATAAATACTGGTGATAATTATTATTGGAATTATAAAAATGGTTTATCTGAATATTTAACTAGTTCAGTTAAAAATTTTACTACTATACCAAATATTCCTTTTATGGGAGAATATTTAAGTGATATAAAACATCTTAATTGGGCTTTATTTTGGATACCGGACAATAATTATATTCTTACCGAAAGTTATGTGAATTTAATTCCAACAACACACGGTGGTACTCATGTAAATGGATTACGTTTAGGATTACTTGATGCAATACGTAATTTTTGTAATTTTCATAATATGTTACCTAGAAATATTAAAATATTAGGAGAAGATATTTGGGATCATTGTTCTTATGTGTTATCTATAAAAATTCAAGATCCTCAATTCACAGGACAAACAAAAGAACGTCTAGCTACTAGACAATGTACTGTATTTATTGCAAACATAGTAAGAGATTCTTTTATTTTATGGTTAAATCAAAATATTAAAATAGCACATATTTTAGTAAATATGTTTATTTTAAATGCTCAAAAACGTATTAGAGCTTCTAAAAAATTTAAAAAAAAAAAAAATTATAATGTAAATTCAATATTACCTGGAAAATTATCCGATTGTATTTTACATAATGCAAAAAAAACTGAACTTTTTTTAGTTGAAGGAGATTCAGCTGGTGGTTCAGCAAAACAGGCAAGAAATAAAAATTATCAAGCCGTTATGCCTTTAAAAGGTAAAATTTTAAATACATGGGAAATAAATTCAGAAGAAATTTTATCTTCACAAGAAATACATGATATTTCTTTAGCAATAGGTATTTATCCTAATAATGAAGATTTAAAAAAATTAAGATATAATAAAATTTGTATTCTTGCAGATGCTGATTCAGATGGACTTCATATTGCTACTTTATTATGTGCTTTATTTATAAAACATTTTTTACCTTTAGTAAAAAAAGGACATATTTACGTAGCTATGCCTCCCTTATATCGTATAGATTTAGGGAAAAAAATTTTTTATGCTTTAGATGAAAATGAAAAAAAAAATATTTTAAAAAAATATTATTGTAAAAACAATAAAAAACAAATAAATGTACAAAGATTTAAAGGATTAGGAGAAATGAATCCGACTCAATTAAGAGAAACTACTTTTAATCCTATTAGTCGTCGTTTAATACAATTAATAATAAATAATAATAAAACGGAAATAAATAAAACATTTTCAATCATGGATATGTTATTAGCAAAAAAAAGATCAGAAGATCGTC